A single region of the Mycobacterium lentiflavum genome encodes:
- a CDS encoding glycosyltransferase, whose amino-acid sequence MAVILAYGSPALGHLYPLGALLRELASRKHQIHLRTMASEVAAMRSLGIRTEPVDPRIEAIAGQDWLARNALGVLRTTVDVLCRRAVIEVGDLQRAIAAAKPDVIIVDANCWGAMAIAEASNLPWLVFSPFTPYLRSRSAPPFGPGLRPLPGLAGTVRDASMRPFVSFLFDRRIVPRLNAIRADVGVPAVASVDALMRRAPLVLSVGGEPFEYPHPDWDDLVHFIGACEFEPSPVSAPDWIGDIERPIVLVTTSSIAQADAGLGRIALQALAAEPVHVVATFPAGVPRGLMSTPNATVCRFVNHGAVLDRAVCAITHGGMGATVKALNRGVPVCAVPYARDQAEVARRVQVAGCGTRLPARRLTPSRLRAAVLMTTAMADGARRVAAGFAATGGVARGADLIEQRLLLRVLAPRLLPPGC is encoded by the coding sequence ATGGCAGTAATCCTGGCTTACGGGTCGCCGGCGCTCGGCCACCTGTATCCGCTCGGCGCGCTGTTGCGGGAACTGGCCTCGCGCAAACACCAGATCCACCTGCGCACCATGGCTTCCGAAGTAGCCGCCATGCGCAGTCTCGGTATCCGCACCGAACCCGTCGATCCGCGGATCGAGGCCATCGCCGGGCAGGATTGGCTGGCGCGCAATGCGTTAGGAGTTCTCAGAACCACGGTGGACGTGTTGTGCCGGCGCGCGGTGATCGAAGTCGGCGACCTGCAGCGCGCGATAGCAGCGGCCAAGCCCGACGTGATCATCGTGGATGCCAACTGCTGGGGGGCTATGGCGATCGCCGAGGCCAGTAATCTGCCCTGGCTCGTGTTTTCGCCGTTTACCCCCTACTTGAGGTCGCGCTCCGCGCCGCCGTTCGGTCCCGGCCTGCGGCCACTGCCCGGCCTTGCCGGAACAGTGCGCGATGCGTCGATGCGCCCTTTCGTGAGCTTTCTCTTCGATCGCCGGATAGTGCCGCGGCTCAACGCTATTCGTGCGGACGTTGGAGTTCCCGCCGTCGCGTCGGTGGACGCGCTGATGCGCCGCGCACCGCTGGTGTTGTCGGTCGGCGGTGAGCCGTTCGAATATCCGCATCCGGATTGGGACGACTTGGTGCACTTCATCGGGGCGTGTGAGTTCGAGCCGTCGCCCGTGAGCGCGCCCGACTGGATAGGCGACATCGAAAGACCCATCGTGCTGGTGACCACATCCTCGATCGCCCAGGCAGATGCCGGTTTGGGCCGTATTGCCTTGCAGGCGTTGGCGGCAGAGCCCGTCCATGTGGTGGCGACATTTCCGGCGGGCGTGCCCCGCGGGCTGATGTCGACACCCAATGCCACAGTGTGCCGATTCGTGAATCATGGTGCGGTGCTTGACCGTGCGGTCTGTGCCATCACCCACGGGGGCATGGGCGCCACCGTAAAGGCGCTCAACCGCGGTGTCCCGGTTTGCGCGGTGCCGTACGCCCGCGATCAGGCCGAGGTCGCGCGTCGCGTGCAGGTCGCCGGCTGTGGCACGCGTCTGCCCGCGCGAAGGCTGACCCCCTCCCGGCTGCGCGCCGCGGTACTCATGACGACGGCCATGGCCGACGGCGCCCGGCGGGTAGCGGCTGGTTTCGCCGCAACCGGCGGGGTAGCGCGCGGTGCGGACCTGATCGAGCAGCGACTACTGCTGCGGGTTCTGGCGCCGCGCCTGTTGCCGCCGGGCTGCTGA
- a CDS encoding MarR family winged helix-turn-helix transcriptional regulator, which translates to MTKRRNGSPPDRAELERQLSADIRAITARSDRVGRYFARLNDVTSSDFHALLHIMVSETAGAPLTLAQLRQRMDVSPAAITYLVDRMIEAGHIRREPDPDDRRKWLLRYEQSGMTMAHAFFRPLGAHLSAAMADLSDEDLDAAHRVFLAMIDAMATFEDELANQPSPLPAGVGRGASAARRQQARRQNPQQ; encoded by the coding sequence GTGACCAAGCGCCGCAACGGCTCACCGCCGGACCGCGCTGAGCTGGAACGGCAGCTGTCGGCCGACATACGAGCGATTACGGCGCGCTCCGATCGGGTCGGCCGATACTTTGCGCGACTGAACGACGTCACCAGCAGCGATTTCCACGCCCTGCTGCATATCATGGTCAGCGAAACCGCCGGCGCACCGTTGACTTTGGCCCAGTTGCGGCAGCGCATGGATGTCTCGCCGGCGGCGATCACCTATCTGGTCGATCGGATGATCGAGGCGGGACACATACGTCGTGAGCCCGATCCCGATGACCGACGAAAGTGGCTGCTGCGCTACGAACAGAGCGGTATGACGATGGCGCACGCCTTCTTCAGGCCGCTGGGCGCTCATCTCAGCGCCGCGATGGCCGATCTCAGCGACGAGGACCTTGACGCGGCGCACCGAGTGTTCCTGGCGATGATCGACGCAATGGCGACGTTCGAGGACGAGCTCGCGAACCAGCCCAGCCCATTGCCGGCCGGTGTTGGGCGCGGCGCCTCAGCAGCCCGGCGGCAACAGGCGCGGCGCCAGAACCCGCAGCAGTAG
- a CDS encoding DUF5914 domain-containing protein, translating into MSLGDPLHRRWPKDWPVGAIPRVPWTQQRPTYRDAQPGIINAALDRSQRRPTGNWYVFAASSDVRTDRPFGTCVAGVDLVAWRDRHRGLRVAPAACPHLGADLATGVVRRGVLYCRWHGLAFDGDTCELPFRPLPCYDDGVLAWVRLDAVGKEVALEVPVLGPRPDGDTVTAVTRLVGNCETSDIIANRLDPWHGAWFHPYSFTRLEVLTTPTEDDDRFLVAVTFRMSRLGVPVIAEFTTPDARTVVMRIVEGEGAGSVVETHATPTTPGPDGRPRVAVIEAVIAFSPRPGFKNALRAGPLIAPLMRYAANRLWRDDLAYAERRYRLRAGG; encoded by the coding sequence ATGAGCCTGGGCGATCCGTTGCACCGCCGCTGGCCGAAAGACTGGCCTGTCGGTGCAATCCCGCGCGTCCCCTGGACGCAACAGCGCCCGACCTACCGCGACGCGCAGCCGGGCATCATCAACGCCGCACTGGATCGGTCCCAACGGCGACCGACCGGAAATTGGTATGTGTTCGCCGCGAGCAGCGACGTGCGCACGGACCGCCCGTTCGGGACGTGCGTCGCCGGCGTCGATCTGGTCGCCTGGCGCGATAGGCACCGCGGGCTGCGAGTCGCTCCGGCAGCCTGCCCACATTTGGGTGCAGACCTCGCGACCGGAGTCGTGCGCCGTGGGGTGCTGTACTGCCGATGGCACGGACTGGCTTTCGACGGCGACACATGCGAATTGCCCTTCAGGCCGCTGCCCTGTTACGACGACGGCGTGTTGGCATGGGTACGTCTCGACGCGGTCGGCAAAGAAGTTGCACTAGAGGTGCCGGTGCTCGGGCCCCGGCCCGACGGCGACACCGTCACGGCGGTCACCCGCTTGGTCGGCAATTGCGAAACGTCTGACATCATCGCCAACCGGCTCGACCCTTGGCACGGCGCATGGTTTCATCCTTACTCGTTCACCCGGCTCGAGGTGCTGACCACGCCGACCGAGGACGACGACCGCTTCCTGGTCGCGGTCACCTTCCGGATGAGCCGCTTAGGAGTGCCCGTAATCGCCGAATTCACTACCCCCGATGCGCGCACCGTCGTGATGCGCATCGTCGAAGGGGAGGGAGCCGGAAGCGTCGTCGAAACCCACGCCACACCAACGACTCCCGGGCCGGACGGACGACCGCGTGTCGCCGTGATCGAAGCCGTCATCGCGTTTTCACCGCGACCCGGCTTCAAGAATGCCCTTCGCGCCGGCCCACTGATCGCACCGCTGATGCGCTATGCCGCCAACCGGCTGTGGCGTGACGATCTGGCCTACGCCGAACGCCGGTATCGACTCCGCGCGGGTGGCTGA
- a CDS encoding NAD(P)/FAD-dependent oxidoreductase, whose translation MIDRRRHVHPAPPGLPEAAALSSRPRAVVIGGGIAGLSAATGLAERGIAVDLVEREDYLGGRVGGWTEREGGAELAMNRGFHAFFRQYYNLRALLRRVDPELRMLAPVEDYPLIDGAGRRDSFRGLPRTPPWNALAFALRSPTFRLGDLARIDALAAAPLAAVSVPDIYRRLDHMDAETFLKSLNFPDSARHLAFEVFSRSFFAEPAQLSAAELATMFHIYFLGSSEGLIFDVATANFDVSLWNPLRQYLIDHGVRVHLGTSARRIATDPTSKTFHVETESGEVLDGDGVVLALDVGGLQQVVAASPGLGDDPWRDRIRQLRTAPAFVVHRMWLDRPVDSSRPAFLGTAGHEPLDNISVLERYEREAASWARRNHGSVIELHSYATSSETSREAAIEQLHQLYQETGTAGVAHERLLRRSDCPLFAPGMYARRPTVATPQHGLVLAGDGIRIDLPVALMERAATTGFSAANHLLRSWGIAGHELVTVPIRGRSALLRSLAERQGRRRR comes from the coding sequence ATGATCGACCGCCGCCGCCACGTCCACCCGGCTCCGCCGGGTTTGCCCGAAGCCGCCGCGCTGTCGTCGCGGCCCCGCGCCGTCGTCATCGGGGGCGGGATCGCCGGCCTGAGCGCCGCGACCGGACTCGCCGAACGCGGGATCGCCGTGGACCTGGTGGAACGTGAGGATTACCTCGGCGGCCGGGTGGGCGGCTGGACCGAACGCGAGGGGGGCGCCGAGCTGGCGATGAATCGGGGCTTTCATGCCTTCTTTCGTCAGTACTACAACCTGCGGGCGCTCCTGCGGCGGGTCGATCCGGAGCTGCGCATGCTTGCGCCGGTCGAGGACTACCCACTGATCGACGGTGCCGGCCGGCGCGACAGCTTCCGCGGATTGCCCCGCACCCCACCGTGGAACGCACTGGCGTTCGCTCTGCGCAGCCCCACGTTTCGGCTGGGTGATCTCGCCCGCATCGACGCCCTGGCCGCCGCGCCGCTGGCGGCGGTATCGGTGCCCGACATCTATCGACGGCTCGACCACATGGATGCCGAAACCTTTCTCAAAAGCCTCAATTTCCCAGACTCGGCGCGCCACCTTGCGTTCGAAGTGTTCTCGCGCAGCTTCTTCGCCGAGCCGGCACAACTGTCCGCGGCGGAACTGGCGACGATGTTTCACATCTATTTCCTCGGCTCCAGCGAGGGCCTCATCTTCGACGTCGCCACCGCGAATTTCGATGTCAGCCTGTGGAATCCGTTGCGGCAGTACTTGATTGACCATGGTGTCCGGGTGCACCTCGGCACCAGCGCACGTCGTATCGCAACGGATCCCACCAGCAAGACCTTTCACGTAGAGACCGAGTCGGGCGAAGTGCTGGACGGTGACGGCGTCGTGCTGGCGCTCGACGTCGGTGGTCTGCAGCAGGTGGTGGCGGCCTCCCCCGGTCTTGGAGACGATCCGTGGCGCGACCGGATACGACAGCTGCGCACCGCGCCGGCGTTTGTGGTTCATCGGATGTGGCTGGACCGGCCCGTGGACTCGAGTCGGCCCGCCTTCCTCGGCACGGCCGGGCACGAGCCCCTCGACAACATCAGTGTGCTCGAACGTTACGAACGTGAAGCTGCCAGTTGGGCGCGGCGAAATCACGGTTCGGTCATCGAATTGCATTCTTACGCAACCAGTTCCGAGACAAGCCGGGAAGCGGCGATCGAACAGTTGCATCAGCTCTACCAGGAGACCGGCACTGCGGGCGTGGCTCACGAGCGCTTGCTGCGTCGAAGTGACTGCCCGCTGTTCGCCCCTGGCATGTACGCACGGCGACCGACGGTGGCAACTCCGCAGCACGGGCTGGTGCTGGCCGGTGACGGAATCCGCATCGACCTGCCGGTCGCGCTGATGGAACGCGCGGCCACCACCGGCTTCTCGGCCGCTAACCACCTGCTGAGGTCGTGGGGCATCGCCGGGCACGAGTTGGTCACCGTTCCCATCCGTGGGCGATCCGCACTCCTGCGATCTCTGGCCGAGCGGCAAGGGCGGCGCCGGCGATGA
- a CDS encoding class I SAM-dependent methyltransferase — MDKAGLPRRDVPDAFDVGAAAYDRLVGANPGYHTNLGRSARRMRLPGGGRGLRLLDAGCGTGASTAALLAVAPHAEIIAVDAARGMLDAARAKPWPPSVRFVHARVEDLDEHGVTGPFDAILAAYLLRNLTDPEAQLRNFRELLRPGGTLAVHEYSVRDSRAATLIWHAVCWGIIIPAGWWRTRDSTLYRHLWRSALTFDGAARFRRRMQDAGFNAVRGETMSGWERNIVHTFLGEAPQ, encoded by the coding sequence ATGGATAAAGCAGGCCTGCCCCGCCGCGACGTGCCCGACGCCTTCGACGTCGGCGCCGCGGCATACGACCGGCTGGTCGGCGCCAACCCGGGTTACCACACAAACCTCGGGCGGTCGGCGCGCCGCATGCGCCTGCCCGGGGGTGGCCGGGGTCTGCGGTTGCTCGACGCCGGTTGCGGCACCGGTGCGTCCACCGCCGCGTTGTTGGCGGTGGCTCCCCACGCCGAGATCATCGCCGTCGACGCCGCGCGCGGGATGCTCGACGCCGCACGGGCAAAACCGTGGCCGCCGTCGGTGCGGTTCGTGCACGCCCGCGTCGAGGACCTGGACGAGCACGGCGTCACCGGACCGTTCGACGCCATCCTGGCTGCCTACCTGCTGCGCAACCTCACGGACCCCGAGGCGCAGCTGCGCAACTTCCGCGAGCTGCTTCGACCCGGTGGCACCCTCGCGGTACACGAGTACTCAGTACGGGACTCCCGCGCCGCGACCCTGATCTGGCATGCGGTGTGCTGGGGCATCATCATCCCGGCCGGCTGGTGGCGGACCCGTGACAGCACGCTGTACCGGCATCTGTGGCGTAGCGCCCTGACCTTCGACGGGGCAGCGCGGTTTCGGCGCCGGATGCAAGACGCCGGTTTCAACGCGGTGCGCGGCGAAACCATGTCCGGCTGGGAACGTAACATTGTCCACACCTTTCTAGGGGAAGCACCGCAATGA
- a CDS encoding lycopene cyclase domain-containing protein, producing MTGLGYTVPAILAVVVVCALEFTLLHTGLLRRPAYWLSMVIILGFQIPVDGWLTKRSAPIVIYDEQQTSGVRFPFDIPVEDFLFGFALATAVLLLWERQRADR from the coding sequence ATGACCGGCCTCGGCTACACCGTGCCGGCGATTCTGGCCGTGGTGGTGGTGTGCGCGCTGGAATTCACGCTGCTGCACACCGGGCTGTTGCGGCGGCCCGCCTACTGGCTGTCGATGGTGATCATCCTGGGTTTCCAGATACCGGTCGATGGATGGCTGACCAAACGCAGCGCCCCGATCGTCATCTACGATGAGCAGCAGACCAGCGGTGTCCGCTTTCCGTTCGACATCCCCGTCGAGGATTTCTTGTTCGGGTTCGCTCTCGCTACCGCCGTGCTGCTGCTCTGGGAGCGACAGCGTGCGGATCGGTAG
- a CDS encoding lycopene cyclase domain-containing protein: protein MSERWQYLILLGLCLAITAPLELFGAGVYRQPRRVIGAVIPVAAVFLVWDAVAIAARVWGYNGDYITGIDLPFGVPVEEALFFLVIPLCALLTYNAVTAILDRARRR from the coding sequence ATGAGTGAGCGGTGGCAATATCTGATTCTGCTCGGCCTGTGCCTGGCCATCACCGCGCCGCTGGAGTTGTTCGGCGCAGGTGTGTACCGCCAGCCGCGGCGGGTGATCGGCGCGGTGATCCCGGTCGCGGCGGTGTTCCTGGTCTGGGATGCGGTGGCCATCGCGGCCCGCGTGTGGGGCTACAACGGCGACTACATCACCGGCATCGACCTCCCGTTCGGCGTGCCGGTCGAGGAGGCGCTGTTCTTTCTGGTGATTCCGTTGTGCGCCTTGCTGACCTACAACGCGGTGACCGCCATCCTCGATCGGGCCCGGCGCCGATGA
- a CDS encoding phytoene/squalene synthase family protein — protein MIRTELDAAGIADPGLRAAYRHCRQIAAENGRTYFLATRLLAPDQRPAVHALYGFARHADDIIDELNPALDVRTRAERLQNLSDRFFAGGDHRDEPVLAAVDDTIRRYGIAADLFEDFLASMRMDLTVTDYPDRATLNRYMRGSAEVIGLQMLPILGTVGVTEDAAPYAAALGRAFQLTNFLRDVGEDLTRNRIYLPADELAAFGVDRDLMTWCHVHRRTDPRVRDALAAQHEITREIYRFAADGIALLQPRSRPCVATALTLYSDILDRIEDCDFSVFSRRATVGTARRLQVAGAGLLRSWWLRTARSESRRAAAT, from the coding sequence ATGATCCGCACAGAATTGGACGCCGCCGGAATCGCGGATCCGGGCCTGCGCGCGGCATATCGGCACTGCCGGCAGATCGCCGCCGAGAACGGGCGCACCTATTTTCTGGCCACCCGCCTGCTTGCGCCGGACCAGCGCCCGGCGGTGCACGCGCTATACGGTTTCGCCCGTCACGCCGATGACATCATCGACGAGCTCAATCCGGCACTGGACGTCCGCACGCGGGCCGAACGACTTCAGAACCTGTCCGACCGCTTCTTTGCCGGCGGTGACCATCGCGACGAACCCGTCCTTGCCGCGGTCGACGACACCATTCGTCGCTACGGGATCGCCGCGGACTTGTTCGAGGACTTTCTCGCTTCAATGCGCATGGACCTCACCGTCACCGACTATCCCGATCGCGCGACGCTCAATCGATACATGCGTGGTTCAGCGGAAGTCATTGGTCTGCAAATGCTTCCGATACTTGGCACGGTAGGCGTCACCGAAGATGCCGCCCCGTACGCGGCAGCGCTGGGCCGCGCATTTCAGCTGACCAATTTTCTGCGCGACGTCGGCGAGGATCTGACCCGCAACAGGATCTACCTGCCCGCCGACGAACTGGCTGCCTTCGGCGTAGACCGAGACCTGATGACGTGGTGCCATGTTCATCGGCGCACCGACCCTCGCGTGCGTGACGCGCTGGCAGCTCAGCACGAAATCACCCGGGAAATCTACCGTTTCGCCGCCGACGGGATCGCCTTGCTGCAGCCGCGCTCACGGCCGTGCGTAGCGACGGCGTTGACGCTTTACTCCGACATCCTGGATCGCATCGAGGACTGCGATTTCTCGGTGTTCAGCCGGCGCGCCACCGTCGGCACAGCCCGGCGACTTCAGGTCGCCGGCGCCGGGCTGCTGCGTTCCTGGTGGCTGCGCACGGCCAGATCCGAGTCGCGAAGGGCCGCCGCCACATGA
- the crtI gene encoding phytoene desaturase family protein, producing MSIRTVPGRTDHVVVVGAGFAGLAAALHLAGRGRQVTVVERHAWPGGRAGRHDSGGYRIDTGPTVLTMPDLIDEAFAAVGETLSRRVELLAVDPAYRAVFADGSSIDVHTDADRMAAAVREFGGPQQEAGYRRLREWLNLLYRTEFDGFIASNFDSPLSLLNGGLVRLAMLGGFRRWETMVKRHISDPRLRRVFTFQSLYAGVAPQDALAVYAVIAYMDTVSGVFFPRGGVRALPEALAAAAADAGVRFHYGSTVTALDRAGERITAVRTDAQGRIACDAVVLTTELPQTYRLLGRRPRRVIPLRAAPSAVVLHAGCRAVPSGNAHHTILFGDSWDRTFTDIIRDRRLMADPSLLVTRPTASDPNLAPAGRDLLYVLAPAPNLTGCEIDWSRIGDTYAESLLDVVQERLLPDVRDDLQLLHLDTPADWARQGMLAGTPFALAHNFAQTGPFRPANTVRGIDNAVLAGSSTLPGVGVPTTLISGRLAADRITGCVDQTITTLDLKAGPR from the coding sequence ATGAGCATCCGTACGGTACCGGGGCGAACCGATCACGTCGTCGTGGTCGGCGCGGGATTCGCGGGTCTTGCCGCGGCGTTGCACTTGGCCGGGCGCGGCCGGCAGGTAACGGTGGTCGAACGGCATGCGTGGCCGGGTGGCCGTGCGGGACGACACGACTCCGGCGGCTACCGGATCGACACCGGTCCGACCGTGCTGACCATGCCGGACCTGATCGACGAGGCGTTCGCTGCGGTGGGTGAAACCCTTAGCCGGCGAGTCGAATTGCTCGCGGTGGACCCGGCTTACCGGGCGGTGTTCGCCGACGGCAGCTCAATCGACGTCCACACTGACGCGGATCGGATGGCAGCCGCGGTGCGGGAATTCGGCGGCCCGCAACAAGAGGCCGGGTACCGGCGACTGCGCGAGTGGCTGAATCTGCTGTACCGCACCGAATTCGACGGCTTCATCGCGTCGAACTTCGACTCCCCGCTGTCCCTGCTAAACGGTGGGCTGGTCAGACTGGCCATGCTCGGCGGATTTCGCCGATGGGAAACCATGGTCAAGCGCCATATCAGCGACCCCCGGTTGCGACGCGTGTTCACCTTCCAGTCGCTCTACGCCGGCGTCGCGCCGCAAGACGCCCTGGCGGTCTACGCGGTGATCGCTTACATGGACACCGTCTCGGGCGTGTTCTTTCCCCGCGGCGGCGTGCGCGCACTGCCGGAAGCGTTGGCGGCGGCTGCCGCCGACGCCGGAGTGCGCTTCCATTACGGGTCGACTGTGACTGCGCTCGACCGCGCCGGCGAGCGGATCACCGCGGTGCGAACCGACGCACAAGGGCGGATCGCTTGCGACGCGGTGGTGCTGACCACCGAGTTACCCCAGACGTACCGACTGCTGGGACGCCGACCCCGCCGGGTGATCCCGCTGCGCGCGGCGCCCTCGGCCGTGGTGCTGCACGCGGGCTGTCGCGCCGTGCCGTCGGGAAACGCCCATCACACAATCCTTTTCGGAGACTCGTGGGATCGGACTTTTACCGACATCATCCGCGACCGCCGGCTCATGGCGGACCCCTCACTGTTGGTCACCCGACCGACCGCCAGTGACCCCAACCTGGCGCCTGCCGGACGCGACCTGCTCTACGTGCTGGCACCCGCCCCGAACCTGACCGGCTGTGAGATCGACTGGTCGCGCATCGGTGATACGTACGCCGAATCCCTGCTCGATGTCGTACAGGAAAGGTTGTTACCCGACGTCCGCGACGACCTGCAGCTGCTGCATCTGGACACGCCCGCCGACTGGGCGCGTCAGGGCATGCTGGCCGGCACACCGTTTGCCTTGGCGCACAACTTCGCTCAGACCGGACCCTTTCGGCCGGCCAACACCGTGCGCGGAATCGACAACGCGGTGCTGGCCGGATCGTCGACCCTGCCCGGAGTGGGCGTGCCCACAACGTTGATCTCCGGGCGGCTGGCCGCCGACCGGATCACCGGGTGCGTCGACCAGACGATCACGACCCTCGACCTGAAAGCCGGCCCGCGATGA
- a CDS encoding polyprenyl synthetase family protein, giving the protein MRLDGAADSPVLLPPDADQFPIWHAELRESVLARLATFVAGRCAAELGPCGVDVAGDILVKFVDGGKCLRSTFMYLGWLCAAPASDAALSATASLELLHAFALLHDDVMDESASRRGRPAAHIQFERWHRQRGLSGSSRRFGESAAILLGDLCLIWAEQMLRDCGLPRHHLARAWPRYDAMRTELAVGQFADLAIDVRHLPSLEAVLEVARRKSGNYTVRRPLEIGAAMAGCDEQVLAALGEYGCAVGEAFQLRDDILGIFGSPAQTGKPNSGDLIERKATSVVVAAHELADAPTRRQLRQLMTGDRLDDAALEHWRTLIVATGAVQWIEELIRSRVEEARKALDRSMVDHSLTAALIDMAGLCTQRAA; this is encoded by the coding sequence TGCGACATTCGTCGCCGGAAGGTGCGCCGCAGAACTGGGTCCCTGCGGCGTCGACGTCGCCGGCGACATCTTGGTGAAGTTCGTCGACGGCGGTAAATGCCTGCGGTCGACGTTCATGTACCTGGGCTGGTTATGCGCAGCGCCGGCCAGCGATGCCGCGCTGTCGGCCACCGCGAGCCTGGAGCTGTTGCACGCGTTCGCACTGCTCCACGACGACGTGATGGATGAATCGGCGTCGCGACGGGGCCGCCCCGCGGCGCATATCCAATTCGAGCGCTGGCATCGACAGCGTGGGCTGTCCGGGTCCTCACGTCGATTCGGTGAATCGGCTGCCATTCTGCTCGGCGACCTGTGCCTGATCTGGGCCGAACAGATGTTGCGCGACTGTGGCCTGCCGCGCCACCACCTGGCGCGGGCATGGCCACGCTACGACGCCATGCGTACCGAGCTCGCGGTGGGCCAATTCGCTGATCTGGCAATCGATGTGCGCCACCTGCCCTCGCTGGAGGCCGTGCTCGAGGTGGCGCGGCGCAAGTCAGGGAACTACACGGTGCGCCGGCCTTTGGAGATCGGCGCCGCGATGGCCGGATGCGACGAGCAGGTGCTGGCCGCGCTCGGCGAATACGGTTGCGCCGTCGGTGAGGCGTTTCAGTTGCGCGACGATATTCTCGGCATTTTCGGATCTCCCGCGCAGACCGGCAAACCCAACAGTGGGGATCTGATCGAGCGGAAGGCCACCAGTGTGGTGGTGGCAGCGCACGAGCTGGCCGACGCGCCGACCCGGCGGCAACTGCGCCAGCTGATGACCGGCGATCGGCTCGACGACGCTGCACTTGAGCACTGGCGGACCCTGATTGTCGCCACCGGGGCGGTGCAGTGGATCGAAGAACTGATTCGCAGCCGCGTCGAGGAAGCGCGAAAGGCGCTGGATCGCTCCATGGTCGATCATTCACTGACCGCCGCGCTGATCGACATGGCCGGCCTGTGCACCCAGCGTGCTGCATGA